In Euwallacea fornicatus isolate EFF26 chromosome 20, ASM4011564v1, whole genome shotgun sequence, a single window of DNA contains:
- the LOC136345673 gene encoding tigger transposable element-derived protein 3-like has translation MVTYCNIVCVYVLEEVQRKMAPLRNFLTLRQKIEVINIAEQENLDVRNLGKRFNISKTQSAEIVKQKENIRRRSQSGDNLDIKSLKLKGDAAQIVKICLEWFARARSENTLISGPLIKAKERARPGGKL, from the exons ATGGTCACTTATTGCAACattgtgtgtgtgtatgtttTGGAAGAGGTGCAGCGAAAAATGGCGCCTCTTAGaaattttttgacattaaGGCAAAAAATAGAAGTGATTAATATTGCAGAGCAAGAAAACTTAGATGTTCGTAACCTGGGTAAAAG ATTCAATATAAGCAAAACTCAATCCGCAGAGATTGTGAAACAAAAAGAGAATATTCGTAGGCGATCGCAGTCAGGAGACAATTTAGATAtcaaatctttaaaattgaaaggCGATGCTGCCCAAATAGTCAAAATTTGTCTCGAATGGTTTGCCCGTGCGAGGAGCGAGAATACTCTTATTTCAGGGCCGCTAATAAAAGCTAAGGAGCGCGCGAGACCTGGTGGCAAGCTCTAG
- the LOC136345616 gene encoding uncharacterized protein, with the protein MSVQRDYDDAVALVGLLLLIGKKKRKSRQKWCKKWLLQRHEYSHVKLLRELNAEPKDYRNYLRMDETTYLKLLSMVTTLIQKQDTVMRKAISPHERLTATLRFLATGRTYECLKSSTRISPQALGKIIPETSVAIYKTLRKDYLKFPDSSDEWKEIARLFEKQWNFPHCLGAIDGKHIDIVPPAGCGSYYFNYKNRHSIVLLAIVDARYRFILADVGTNGRISDGGVLQNTKFFERMQCKTLKIPRPEDVANSSRCLPYVFVSDDAFPLGPNMLKPFRQTDLDTRDKKIFNYRLSRARHIVENAFGIMASRFRIYHTRINLDVQNIEKVVMTTCVLHNFLMTHASNFYAPENCFYKENTDNGTVISTGCNTASSNMEHLHRRSQGNITYDGKRVREEFQNYFVNEGKVPWQDNYICN; encoded by the exons ATGTCCGTACAACGCGACTACGACGATGCTGTAGCGTTAGTAGGTCTTCTTCTCCTCATagggaaaaagaaaagaaaatcgcGACAAAAGTGGTGTAAAAAATGGTTATTACAAAGACATGAATACAGTCATGTTAAGTTGCTAAGAGAATTAAACGCAGAGCCTAAAGATTATCGCAACTATTTAAGAATGGATGAAACAACTTACCTAAAGCTATTATCAATGGTCACAACTTTAATTCAGAAGCAGGACACTGTTATGAGAAAAGCTATATCGCCACATGAACGTCTGACAGCAACATTACGATTTCTTGCAACAGGCAGGACATACGAATGCCTCAAATCCTCTACTAGAATATCACCGCAAGCTCTCGGCAAAATCATTCCAGAGACAAGTGTTGCCATTTATAAAACTCTACGGAAGGACTATTTGAAG tttcctGACTCGTCCGACGAATGGAAAGAAATAGCGCGTCTCTTTGAAAAACAATGGAATTTTCCGCATTGCTTAGGGGCCATTGATGGCAAACATATTGACATAGTTCCACCTGCTGGCTGTGGATCgtattatttcaattataaaAATCGCCACAGCATAGTCCTCTTAGCAATAGTGGATGCCAGGTACCGATTCATATTAGCTGATGTTGGAACAAATGGACGAATTTCTGATGGGGGTGTATTACAGAATACTAAGTTTTTCGAAAGAATGCAAtgtaaaacattaaaaattccacGACCAGAAGATGTTGCCAATAGCTCTAGATGTCTCCCATATGTCTTTGTTTCTGATGATGCATTTCCATTAGGACCCAATATGCTAAAGCCATTTCGACAAACGGATTTGGATacaagagataaaaaaatttttaattatcgttTGTCTCGTGCGAGACATATTGTGGAGAACGCTTTCGGTATAATGGCTTCACGATTTCGAATATATCATACTAGAATTAATTTAGACGTACAAAACATCGAGAAAGTAGTAATGACCACATGCGTcctgcataattttttaatgacacatgcatcaaatttttatgcaccagaaaattgtttctataaagaaaatactgaTAACGGGACTGTCATTTCTACAGGCTGTAACACTGCAAGTTCTAACATGGAACATTTACATCGGCGAAGTCAAGGAAATATCACCTACGACGGGAAACGAGTAAGggaagaatttcaaaattattttgtaaacgAGGGCAAAGTGCCTTGGCAAGATAATTATATTTGTAATTA
- the LOC136345618 gene encoding uncharacterized protein, translating into MDEHSQKYTQANKSIKKKSAQEALTTDVLLSVRDHFKRPAAVQSLEDRYDLLGRTIAIKLRTLDNRQRLFAEKIINDTLFEAEMGTLNNHSSRGCSPSTGNIQQYERDCYNHSSTTFSPIFVPSPTPSPTSTASSPNSLLLQQSNIQPHSYSQSSQYTQQQPVEPNMSPSENSTNNARSYFATYTDC; encoded by the coding sequence ATGGATGAACATTCTCAAAAATATACACAAGCAaacaaatctattaaaaaaaaaagtgcgcAAGAGGCGTTAACCACTGACGTGTTGCTTTCGGTGAGAGACCATTTCAAGCGTCCTGCAGCCGTTCAGTCACTGGAAGATCGGTATGATCTCTTAGGACGAACAATAGCAATAAAACTGAGAACATTAGACAACCGTCAGCGACTATTCGCAGAGAAGATCATAAACGACACGCTATTTGAAGCAGAAATGGGAACTCTTAACAATCACTCATCTCGCGGCTGTTCACCGTCGACTGGGAATATTCAACAATACGAGCGTGATTGTTATAATCATTCATCCACCACTTTCAGCCctatttttgttccttctcCAACTCCAAGCCCCACCTCAACAGCATCATCTCCTAATTCCTTACTACTGCAACAATCCAATATACAACCACACTCTTACTCACAGTCATCTCAATATACACAACAGCAGCCAGTAGAACCTAACATGTCTCCTTCAGAAAATTCTACAAATAATGCGAGATCTTATTTTGCCACTTATACTGATTGTTAA